CTACCTCACGTTTCCCGATTGGCTGCGTCGTTGTCTGCTCGTTGCCTTCGGCCTGGGCATCGCGATCGTCGCGAACCCCGTGCGGGTGGCGCTCATCGGCGTCTTCTCGCACTTCGGTCTGAGCACGGACCTCCATGGACCGGGACACGTCTTTCAAGGTCTGTTCGTGGCGGGCGTGGGCTACGTCGCCCTTCTGTGCGGCGTGGCGGTCCTGACACGATGGTCTCGTCGTCCAACCGTCCAGCCGGTTTCGGACGTCGTAGCGCAGGCTCTTGGACCTGCCGAGCCGGTTTCGGAGGCCGTAGCGCAGGCCTTTAGGCCTGCCCACGAGGTTGTGGAGGCAGGCAGGCCTAAAGGCCTGCGCTACGCCCTGCGCTACAGCCACAGGTACGACGTCGGTGCGGCGTTGGCAATCGGTCTCCTACTGTCGGCGAGTGCGTTCCAGCCATCGTCGCTTGCGGCCAGGTCCGATCCCGCGGATTGGCTGGAGAAACTGCCGGCCTCCATTGGCACTTGGCAACGGGTCGAGAAGGCAGGCGACCGCCCGAGGAACGCGCCGCGCGTCTACCGCAATCCATTGGGACAGCAGGTCGAGCTTCGCTTCGCGCCAGTCATCCGGAACTACGACACAGGCAGACCTGCCTGGTGGGATCGCGTCATGCTGCAGGCGACGCCGCTCTCACTCGATCTCGCGGGCGCCGAGGTGGTGACAATCAACCGGGCCCACGATGCTGCTGGCATGCGTCGGATCCCTGTCTTGTACTGGTACGACGTCAACGGCCGTGTCTCGAGCGACCGAATTGCCGCCAAGGTCCACACGATGTGGCATCGTTTCACGGGACGTGGTCGACTACCGGTTGCGGTGTTCGTCAGGCCAACCGGTGAGGGGCACAGCGACCAAGAGGTGATCGGAGTCGCGACGGCGTTTGCACGCGACCTCGTCACCGCGCTACGTGCCCCTCTCGAGCTACAGTCTGCGGCTGTGCAAACGGATTCATCACGCTCACCTGAAGGGAACCCGACCGCCCCAGGTCAATGATGACGACAACCGCCCTCGCACCATCTCGCACTGCTGCTGCACCGCTCGCCCACAAATCTGTTGAGTCGAGCTTCGTGTTGGAGCTCGCGTTCAAGCTCTATCTGCTCTTCATGGTGAGCTGGTTCATGCACTTGCCAGCACGAGTACCTGCGCTCGGTCCGCTGCGCATCGACCTGCTGCTGGTCGTCGCAATCGCCGCCGCGATCTTCACCAGCGCTAGAGGATCGATTCAGCTGCTGGACACCCGCATCAATCGGCTGTTGATTGCTCTTTTCGCCTTTGCCATCGTCACGCTCCCGTTCGTGGAATGGCCGGGCAGCGTGCTCAAGAACGGCATCCCAGAGCTCGTCAAGGCCGTCGTCTTCTACTACTTCACAGCGCTGCTCGTGACGTCGGAGCAAAAGCTCAAGCGTGTCCTCTTCGTCTTCGTCGTCTGTCAGGCGCTGCGGGTCATCGAACCGCTCTATCTGCACATAGCACACGGTTACTGGGGCTCGGCCGCTCACATGGGCGGTGCCGATTTCCTCAACCGGCTTTCTGGTGCACCAAGCGACATCATCAACCCGAACGGCCTCGCCGCCGTCATCGTCACGGTGGTGCCGTTCCTGCACTACTTGTGGACCCAACGGCTGTCTGGGCGAATCGCGTATGTCGGCTTGATGCCACTGCTCCTCTATGCCTTGACGCTCACCGGCTCTCGCTCCGGGTTGGTGGCGCTTGCGGCAACCTTCGTGGTGATCTGGCTCCAGAGTCACCGTAAGGCTCTCCTCGCGCTCGCCGGCGTCGCGGTCGTCATACTTTCGATTCCCCGCCTTTCGGCGGATCTCCAAGATCGCTACCTGTCGATCGTCGATCAGAACACCAGGAATTACTCGACCGCGAATCACCGCGTGGAGGGAATCAAATCTGACTTCCGTGTGGCGATGCGGAGGCCGCTCTTCGGCTACGGACTCGGGACCTCCCGCGAAGCCAATGCAAACTTTGGCACCCACGATCAGCCGTCTCACAATCTCTTTACCGAGGTTGCACAGGAGCTCGGATTCGTTGGCATGATGTTGTTCGCGGCGCTGCTCGTTTCAATCGGGATCAGCGTTCGGCGGGCACTCCGCACACTGAGGGCCTCACCATCGGCGAACCTCCTCTTGATTCGCCTGTGCTGCGCGTTGCAAGTGTGGTTCGTCGTGAACATCCTGTCCAGCATGTTCACGTACGGCCTATCGAGCAACGACTGGTATTTCATGGCCGGTCTCGCGAACGTCATGACGTTCCTGCTTTCCAGGTCGGCCGAGACGGAACCGAACGCGCCGGCGATGTCTCCCATCCCATCAGCGCCCTTACGCGTCAACACGGTTTTGTCACCGCGCCTGGCCAGAGCTGGACGGGCCCAGCCGGTTCGACCGGCACAACGCTTCTTTGCTCGCAGCGCGAGGCCGTAAGTCGCCCATGCAACCGGTCTTCTGGACCCTCGTCGCCGTTCTCGTCTACATCTACGCGGGCTATCCGCTCGTGGTATGGCTCGTCGGCCGTCTTTTCAGTCAACCGGTCCAGAGGCGTGACCAGCTGCCAACTGTCTCGATCATCATTGCCGCCCACAACGAAGAGGCGACAATTGAGCGAACGCTCGAGAACAAGCTGGGCCTCGACTACCCGCGCGAGCAGCTGGAGATCATCGTCGTATCGGACGGCTCGACCGACGAAACCGATGACATTGCGGCCGGCTTCGCGTCGCAAGGCGTTGTCTGCCTGCGGCAGGATCCGAGAAACGGCAAGACGGCGGCACTCAATCTCGCCGCCCAACGGGCCACCGGCGAGATTCTCGTCTTCGCTGATGCAAACTCGTTGTACGAGCGTGCGGCGGTCCGTCATCTCGTCGCGAACTTCGCGGATCCCAGCGTGGGCTACGTCACGGGCACGCTGGCGTACCAGAGCAGCGACGGCTCGATGACCGCCAGCGGCTGCGGTCTGTACATGCGTTACGAGAACTTCATTCGCCGCTCGGAGACTCGCGTGGGGTCGGTGGTCGGCGTCAATGGCGGTATCGACGCGGTGCGTCGCTCGCTGTACGAGGCGATGCAGCCAGATGATCTGCCCGATCTCGTTCTGCCATTGCAGGTGGTGAAGAGCGGATACCGTGTCGTCTACGAACCGGCCGCGATGCTCGCCGAGCATGCCTTGGGCACACCGGAGGACGAATATCGGATGCGGGTCCGCGTGTCGCTGCGATCCCTCTGGACCATTGCCGACATGGCGGGCTTGCTGAACGTGCGACGGTTCGGCTTCTTCTCGATTCAGCTCTTCTCACACAAGGTGCTCCGATACTTGGCCTTTGTCTTCATCTTGCTGCTCTATGCCTGCACGTTGCTCCTCTGGAACAGCGGCCCTCTCTACCAGGCGACGTTCGTGGCGCAGACGGTTTGCTTCGTCGCTGCATTCTTCGGGTATCGCGCTGCCAGGCGAGGCGTATCGAGCCGCTTCTTGGCGATGCCGTTCTACTTCGCGCTCGTCAACTGTGCAGCGCTCCATGCGGCCTGGAAATTCCTCAGAGGCGAGCGCCCGCGTATTTGGACGCCGCGCCTTGGATGAGTCCATGACAGCCACGGCGCCAGCGAAGGTCGTCTATCTCATGGATTTCTATCAAGGGCCACAGGCCGGCACGGAGATGCAGCTCTTGGAGCTGCTGAAGGGCCTGGACCGAGCGCGATTCGATCCGTCGCTGGTGGTCTTTCGACCGACGCCCTTTGTCCAGGCGGCCGAGTCGCTTCCCTGTCCGGTCAGCGTCCTTGGCGTTCGGCGCCTCGCGTCGCCGCGCACCTGGGTGCGCCTCCCCGCCTTTGCGCGCGGATTGAGGCGATCTGGCGTACGGCTAGTCCACATCTTCTTCAACGATGCGTCCATCATCGCTCCTGCGTTCTGCCGGCTGGGCAGCGCCCGTACTGTCGTCGGCCGACGCGACATGGGCTTCTGGTATACACCATCCAATCTGCGGCTGCTGCGAATCAGCAATCACTTCGTCGACGCCGTTGTCGCCAACAGCGAGGCCGTCAAGGCCAACGTGCACCGCTATGAGGGCGTTCCCCTCGAGCGGATCGCGGTCCTTCGTAATGGGCACGACCCGGCGCGCTTTCATGTCCAAGCGGAGCCACACTTCCGCGAGCGGCTTGGTATCGGCTCGAATGACCCCGTGATCGGCATGGTGGCCAATCTCCGCCCAATCAAGCGCCACGAAGATCTGTTGCGTGCGTTCGCTGCCGTCCGCGGGCGCCACCCGCGCGCACATCTGGTGTTGGTCGGAACGGGTCCTACCGAGCGTCCGCTCCAGGCGCTCGTCGGCGATCTGGCGCTGACCCATTGCGTTCATTTACTGGGCGCGGCGACCGATGTCATTCCGATCATCAAGCACTTGGACGTGGGCGTCCTCTCATCGGAGAGTGAAGGCCTCAGCAACGCCATCCTCGAGTATCTGGCGTGCGGAAGACCCGTCGTCTGCACACGTGTTGGTGGGAACCCGGAGTTGGTGGCCGACGGCTGGAACGGCTTTCTGGTTGAGACAGGAGACGTGAAGGCCATGGCTGACCGCATCGATCGCCTGTTGTCCGACACCGCTCTGGCGCAAGCAATGGCCAGACGCGCGACGGAGACGTTTCGCTCGCAGTTCACCAGCGAGAGCATGGTGGCCGCGCACATGGAGCTGTACGACCGGCTTCTTGCCATGCCCGCTCGGATGGCGTCTCGGTTGCCCGTCGGCGCGCCTAGTTAATCTGGTATGGTCACGAGTAGATTCCTGCGATCGGCTGCGCATGATGTCTTGTCATGGCGCGACGGCATGAGCGGCTGGCGGACGGCACGGCATTCGTTTCGCGCGCTCCTGGCGGCTTCTCCGGATGAGGTTGCACGACAGCAACAACTGAAGCTCACGCAGCTCTTGCAGCACGCTTACCGCACCGTGCCCTACTATCGGGAAGCCTGGACTGCTTTGGGCTTTACGCCTACATCCGCCACGACCGCGGCGGAATTGGTCGGCCTACCTCTCCTATCGAAGGAGGTCATCCAACGCGAGCGAGCGCGTCTCACATCCCAGGCGGTTGCGACCGACCAGCTCGACCTCGACTGCACGAGCGGGACCACGGGGAGCCGTACGTCGTTCTACCGTGACCGCGCGTGCCGGGTGGCGCGCGTCGGACGCCAGTGGGGCATTCTCGAGCACTGCGGCTACCGGCCGGGCGACCGGCGTGGCCTGATCTGGGGCGTCGCCGCTGATCTCTCTCCCCGCAACGCCGCCCAGACGCTGAAAGCGCGCTTCAGACGGTTTGCCCGAGCCAACGAGTCCATCTATTGCCGCGTTATGAGCCGCGACGACATGCTCGATTACCATCGACGGCTCCGTCGGTTCAGGCCAGCCGTGCTCTACGGCTATCCCAACGCCATCGAGCAATTCGCCAGATTCGTCCAGCGCGAGAGCTTGGCGCGGATTGATGTGAGCCGCATCTTCTGCACCGCCGAGCAGCTGCATGAGAGCCAACGCGCGCTGTTCGAGCAGGTATTTGGCGGCGAGGTCTTCAACTTGTATTGCTCTCGCGAGCATGGTTGCGCAGGCTTCGAATGTCGCAGACACCGCGGTTTGCACATCGATGCGGGAAGTGTGTTTGTCGAGATTCTCAAGAACGGTCAACCTGCACAGCCGGGCGAGTCCGGCGAGATCGTCATTACAGACCTTCTCAATTTCGGGATGCCCCTCGTTCGCTACGCGACTGGCGACCTGGCTACCAGAGCGGCGGAGCCCTGCGACTGTGAATGTCCTCTCCCGTTTGTCGCCGCTTTCGATGGCAGGCAATCCGACGTCCTGTATCGACCAGATGGGTCGGTTGTGGCCGGAGTGCTGCTCTCGCACCTCTTCATGGATCATCCATCGATACGCTTCGCTCAGTTCGTTCAGGAAGAGCGTACTGCCCTCGACATCTATCTCGTGGTAGAGGATGGTGGACCCACGCATCTTCAGGGTGCGGTGATCGAAGAGACGCGGCCAGTCATGGGACCCGATGTGGTTATTCGTGTTCACTTCGTGGCGGACATTCCCCGTAATCCCCGGTCAGGCAAGTTCCAGCAGGTGATCTCCAAGGCGGGGCCACCCTCTCGACGGAGCGGCTTACAGGAACGCGCAGCTCAGGGCGCTATGGTCCGGCGTTGATTGGTGATGACGAAACTTGACGCAGACTTTTCCCTAGCGCTGGTTGGCGACCTCAGCTTCGAGGGCCCGCGGGCGGACCGGCCTACGCCAGAGTGGTTTGGGGCGATCGCACCAACGCTCCGCAAGGCGGATCTCACCATCGGCAACCTGGAGTCTCCACTCGTCGAGGGCGGCATCGCGATCCCCGGGAAGTGCACGCTGCGTGGAACGACCAAGTGGGCGAGCGTCCTTCGGGAAGCAGGCATCGGCCTCGTCACGCTCGCAAACAACCACACGATGGACTACGGCCCGGACGGGCTCCGCAGCACGATCCAGGCGCTCACTGAGGCAGGCATTCAATTCGTTGGCGCGGGGCTCGACAGCACGCAGGCATGCGCGCCTGCGCTGGTCGATGTCCGTGGTCTGCGCGTCGCCTGCCTCGGCAGAACGGCGGTCATCGTCGACGCGCCTACCCGCGCTGGTCGTAGGACACCCGGCATCGCATGGCTGGACCACGATGAAACCCGCTCCGCAATTCGCCGGTGCCGGCAGCAGGCCGATCTCGTGCTTCTTCTCCTTCATTGGGGCTTGGAGGAGTACCGCTATCCGTCTCCTGCTCAGCGTCGTCTTGCTCGGGACCTCGCGGGGGTAGGTGCCGACGTCATCGTCGGACACCACCCTCACGTGGTGCAAGGAATCGAACGAATAGGCTCATCGGTGGTGGTGTACAGCTTGGGGAACTTCCTCTTCAGCAACTTCGAGTGGCAGTATCGGCTGAAGAATGGACTGCCGGTGAAGACGACGTCCATCCTGGCCGAGGAAAATCGTCAGGGACTTCTGGTCCAGCTCACCCGCTCACCCGATCGCCGGGTCGCCCTGCAGCTACATCCTACGCGTATCGATCCACAACACGGTGTGCAGCTCGATCCCGCCTTGACAAGAACGGACGAGATGCACGCGTTATCAGGTGCGTTGGACAAAGCGTTGTACCGCCCGTGGTGGTACACGTACGCGGTGCGGCGTGAGTGGGCCCTTCGGCTAGGTCGAACGCTGTCACTCAGACGGCTGCTCACCAGGTTGCACAAATTACGGCTGCATCACTTGCTCGAGCTCGTCGCATCCTTACGCCGCTCCACCAAGATCGTGTCCGAAAGGTCGACGAATCCTTATGAGTAATCTCGCCGCGCCACCACCGGCTGAGCGTGAGCCAGCGCGCGAACGACCGCCTGCGGAGGGCATCGACATGTCTTCGCGCACCGCGGCGCCGGAAGCCATGCATCCAAAGCGTGACGGTCCTCGTGACGCCGACGCGAAGGGCGTGCTCATGATCTCCTACGCCTTTCCGCCTGCGGCCTACGTCGGAGTACATCGCACACTCAAGTACTGCAAGTATCTCCGCGAGTCCGGCTGGCGACCGCTCGTCATCACGATTGATCCGAAAGCTGTCCTCGTTCAGGACGGTCGGCTTGCCAACGAGCTACCTCCGGAGATAGAAGTTTTTCGAACGCGCGACATCGATCCCGCGAAGTGGCTGGTCTCTTGGTCGTCCCGAGCATCGCGCAAGGAGGTCACGGCGTCGCCCGAAGCTCAAGAGCAGTTTCCTCGGCCGGATTCTTCGGCGGTCACGGGCGTCCTCACCCGAATCAAGCAATTCGTCAGGAAGGCGATCCTCGAGTCGCCTGACTCGCACATCTTCTGGATCCCGTTTGCGTTCGTCAAAGGGATCCGGGTCCTCTTGACCCGACGCGTCGACGTCATCTATTCGTCTTCGCCGCCCCACTCGAGTCATCTTGCGGCATGGTTGCTCTCGAAGTGCTTCCGCAAGCCTCACGTCGCAGACTTTCGCGATCCATGGTTCGTCGAGGGCTCGAAGCGCACGGGACCCTCTAGCGGGGTCTTCACGGGGCTTCAAGCAACGCTGAAACGGCAGCTCCTGGAAAACGCCGCCAAGATCGTGTCGGTTTCCCCCGGCGAGCGGAACGATCTGCTGGAGGAGCTCCCGCTCCTTCCTCCGAGCCGCGTCGAGGTCATCACGAACGGATACGATCCGGATGATTTCTCCGATATCCCCACACCCGCGCAGCAAGATCGCCCCTTCACCATCACGCATGCAGGGACGCTCTATCCGGAAGTCGGGCGCGAGTTCTTCGAGGCCATCGAGCGACTCGTCACGACGCGCCCCGACATCGGCCGACAACTGCGCGTGAACCTCCTCGGGAAGACGGCGCCGGAATATCAGAGCGTGATCGAACGTCTCGCACGCCTGGGCGTGGTCAACGCTCTCGGCTTTCAGCCACATCGCACCGCGCTCGCCTGGACGCACAAGAGCGATGTTCTGCTCATCCTTCTTGGCGGCAACTTCTTCCTTCCGTCGCACGTGCCGGCCAAGACCTTCGAGTACCTGTTTCTCGGGAAGCCGATCCTCGCGGTCGCACAGCCCGGTGACCTCACGGACATCCTGACGAAAAGCGGCCTCGGCATTACGGTGCCACCGCATGATGTGGCAGGGCTCGCCGCTACAGTTGAAGGACTCTTGACCAGTTTCCGAACGGGTCGGCTGGGCGTGCAATCCGACCAGGCCTACATCCGTCGCTTCG
The Luteitalea sp. genome window above contains:
- a CDS encoding glycosyltransferase, whose translation is MRPGNSSEASARVFGRRALDESMTATAPAKVVYLMDFYQGPQAGTEMQLLELLKGLDRARFDPSLVVFRPTPFVQAAESLPCPVSVLGVRRLASPRTWVRLPAFARGLRRSGVRLVHIFFNDASIIAPAFCRLGSARTVVGRRDMGFWYTPSNLRLLRISNHFVDAVVANSEAVKANVHRYEGVPLERIAVLRNGHDPARFHVQAEPHFRERLGIGSNDPVIGMVANLRPIKRHEDLLRAFAAVRGRHPRAHLVLVGTGPTERPLQALVGDLALTHCVHLLGAATDVIPIIKHLDVGVLSSESEGLSNAILEYLACGRPVVCTRVGGNPELVADGWNGFLVETGDVKAMADRIDRLLSDTALAQAMARRATETFRSQFTSESMVAAHMELYDRLLAMPARMASRLPVGAPS
- a CDS encoding glycosyltransferase, giving the protein MQPVFWTLVAVLVYIYAGYPLVVWLVGRLFSQPVQRRDQLPTVSIIIAAHNEEATIERTLENKLGLDYPREQLEIIVVSDGSTDETDDIAAGFASQGVVCLRQDPRNGKTAALNLAAQRATGEILVFADANSLYERAAVRHLVANFADPSVGYVTGTLAYQSSDGSMTASGCGLYMRYENFIRRSETRVGSVVGVNGGIDAVRRSLYEAMQPDDLPDLVLPLQVVKSGYRVVYEPAAMLAEHALGTPEDEYRMRVRVSLRSLWTIADMAGLLNVRRFGFFSIQLFSHKVLRYLAFVFILLLYACTLLLWNSGPLYQATFVAQTVCFVAAFFGYRAARRGVSSRFLAMPFYFALVNCAALHAAWKFLRGERPRIWTPRLG
- a CDS encoding glycosyltransferase, with the protein product MSNLAAPPPAEREPARERPPAEGIDMSSRTAAPEAMHPKRDGPRDADAKGVLMISYAFPPAAYVGVHRTLKYCKYLRESGWRPLVITIDPKAVLVQDGRLANELPPEIEVFRTRDIDPAKWLVSWSSRASRKEVTASPEAQEQFPRPDSSAVTGVLTRIKQFVRKAILESPDSHIFWIPFAFVKGIRVLLTRRVDVIYSSSPPHSSHLAAWLLSKCFRKPHVADFRDPWFVEGSKRTGPSSGVFTGLQATLKRQLLENAAKIVSVSPGERNDLLEELPLLPPSRVEVITNGYDPDDFSDIPTPAQQDRPFTITHAGTLYPEVGREFFEAIERLVTTRPDIGRQLRVNLLGKTAPEYQSVIERLARLGVVNALGFQPHRTALAWTHKSDVLLILLGGNFFLPSHVPAKTFEYLFLGKPILAVAQPGDLTDILTKSGLGITVPPHDVAGLAATVEGLLTSFRTGRLGVQSDQAYIRRFERRRLTQTLAGLLDQVLADRRPKYQGRAPQGAR
- a CDS encoding exosortase-associated EpsI family protein; this translates as YLTFPDWLRRCLLVAFGLGIAIVANPVRVALIGVFSHFGLSTDLHGPGHVFQGLFVAGVGYVALLCGVAVLTRWSRRPTVQPVSDVVAQALGPAEPVSEAVAQAFRPAHEVVEAGRPKGLRYALRYSHRYDVGAALAIGLLLSASAFQPSSLAARSDPADWLEKLPASIGTWQRVEKAGDRPRNAPRVYRNPLGQQVELRFAPVIRNYDTGRPAWWDRVMLQATPLSLDLAGAEVVTINRAHDAAGMRRIPVLYWYDVNGRVSSDRIAAKVHTMWHRFTGRGRLPVAVFVRPTGEGHSDQEVIGVATAFARDLVTALRAPLELQSAAVQTDSSRSPEGNPTAPGQ